The genomic interval AATCGTCGATCTTGATGCGATGGGTAATAATGGGCGAAAGATCGAGGCCGCCCTGAACGAAGGCGATCATTTTGTACCAGGTTTCGAACATCTCGCGGCCATAGATGCCCTTGAGATTGAGCATTTTGAAGATCACCTTGTTCCAGTCGATCTCGAAACCCGCCGGCGCGATGCCGAGAATGGCGATCTTGCCGCCATTGTTCATCTTGTCGATCATGTCGCGGAAGGCCGGCGCCGCGCCCGACATTTCGAGCCCGACGTCGAATCCCTCCGTCATGCCGATCGCCTTCATCACGTCGGCAAGGTTTTCCTTGGATGCATCGACGACGTGGTCGATGCCGAGCTTGCGCGCCAGCGCCAGCCGGTGCGGATTGATATCGGTGATGACGACCTTGCGGGCGCCAGACCGCTTGGCGACCAGCGCCCCCATGATGCCGATCGGCCCGGCGCCGGTGACGAGCACGTCCTCACCAACGAGATCGAAGGAGAGTGCGGTATGCACGGCATTGCCGAACGGATCGAAGATCGCGGCGATCTCGTCGGAAATATCATCCGGGATCGGAACGACATTGCTTTCGGGAATGCAGACAAACTCGCCGAAGGAACCTGGCCGGTTGACGCCGACGCCGAGCGTATTGCGGCAGAGATGCCCTCTGCCCGCCCGGCAATTGCGGCACTTGCCGCAGACGATATGGCCTTCGCCGGAGACCCGCTCGCCGACATGGTAGCGCGTGACCGCCGAACCGATCTCGGCAATCTCGCCGGAGAATTCATGGCCGACTACCATCGGCACGGGAATGGTCTTCTGTGCCCACTGGTCCCAGTTCCAGATATGCACGTCGGTGCCGCAGATCGCCGATTTCTTCACCCGGATCAGCACATCGTTCGGCCCCACTTCCGGCACCGGCACATTCTCCATCCAGAGCCCGACTTCCGGCTTCGACTTCACCAGCGCCTTCATCATGTTCGACATTCAACTATCCCACCTTTGCTTGGCGCAGACTTCGCTATTCCCTCTTCTCCCCAGCGGGGAGAAGGTGCCCGTAGGGCGGATGAGGGGGCCACACGGCACACCGCTCAAATCCAATATTGTTTCTCGCTTACCGCTCGAAACCTCGCTTCGCTCACCCCCTCATCTGTCCTGACGGACATCTTCTCCCCACTGGGGAGAAGAGGAAGCAAGCCCCGCTCAAATCACACCCAATTCCCGCCCTGCCTCGGCAAAGGCGGCGACCGCCCGCTCCACATCGGCCTTAGAATGTGCCGCCGACATTTGCGTGCGGATGCGGGCCTGGCCCTTCGGCACGACGGGGAAGGAGAAGCCGATCACATAGATCCCCTTCTTCAGCATCAGGCTTGCCATGTCCTGCGCCAGCTTGGCGTCACCCAGCATGACCGGGATGATTGGATGCCCCTCGCCGGCGAGCTTGAAGCCGAGCTTGGTCATCTCGCTGCGGAAGAGATCGGCATTGTCGGAAAGGCGCTTGCGCAAGGCATCGCCGTTTTCGATGAGATCGAACACCTTGAGCGAGGCGGCGGCGATCACGGGCGCCAACGTATTCGAAAACAGGTAGGGCCGCGAGCGCTGCCGGAGCCATTCGACGATCTCGGCCTTTGCCGAGGTATAACCGCCGGAAGCACCGCCGAGCGCCTTGCCGAGCGTGCCGGTGATGATGTCGACGCGCCCTTCGACGCCGCAATGTTCCGGCGAACCGCGGCCGTTCCTGCCGACAAAGCCGACCGCATGGCTGTCGTCGACCATGACCATCGCGCTATATTTTTCGGCGAGATCGCACACCCCTTGCAGATTGGCGATGATGCCATCCATCGAGAAGACGCCGTCGGTGGCAATCAGCTTGAAACGGCTGCCTTCGGCTTTTTTCAGCTCTTCTTCCAGCGCCGCCATCTCATTATTGGCGTAGCGGAAGCGCTTTGCCTTGGAGAGGCGCACGCCATCGATGATCGAAGCGTGGTTCAAGGCGTCCGAAATGATCGCATCCTCTTCACCAAGCAGCGTCTCGAACAGGCCGCCATTGGCGTCGAAGCAGGAAGAATAGAGGATCGTGTCTTCCATGCCGAGGAAGGCGGAAATGCGCGCTTCAAGCTGCTTGTGCTCCTCCTGCGTGCCGCAGATGAAGCGCACCGAGGCCATGCCGTAACCGTAGCGGTCGAGCGCCCTCCTGCCGGCCTCGGCCAGCTCCTCATTGTCGGCGAGGCCGAGATAGTTGTTGGCGCAGAAATTCAGCACCCGCTCGCCGGAAACAACGGCGATTTCGCCTGATTGCTTCGAGGTGATGACGCGTTCGGACTTGTAAAGGCCGGCATCCCTAAGAGAGGCAAGCTCAGCTTGCAGGTGGGAGAGAAATGCTTTTGTCATTGTAAACGCCCCTTTTTCCCCAAACGTCCTCCGATGGGCGCTGCAATTAACACAAAGCAAGTGCAGATGTCGCCGATCCGGTACGAAATATTTTCAGAAGGGTCCGCAGCGAGAGAAGCAGCGAGAGAAATTCAAATGAATATTCAAAAATGATATCTGTATATGCAGAAGGAATATCAACATGGCGCTTTACATTCGAGACCCTGAAGTAGACGAGCTTGCGAATGAGCTGCAGCGACTGACCAAGGCTGCGACAAAAACCGACGCCGTGCGAACGGCCCTTCATCATGAGCTGACGCGCGCGCGGCAAAGCCGTCCACTGCATGAACGCCTTGCGCGCGCAAAATCGCTGGCGGATGCGATGGGAGCAAACGACCCGTCATTCGACATGAAGAAATTCAGCGACGAAATGTGGGATACCTGATGTTTATCGACGCATCGGCGATCGTCGCCATTCTTGCGCGAGAGCCCGGCCATGAAGAACTGGAGAAGTCTCTGGCGGCCTCGGGCGATCCCATCACGCACATCTCGCCGCTAGTCCGCTTCGAGGCAATCCAGGCGCTCGCACGCCAGAAGACGCCGACGGGCAGGAAAACCACACCCGACCTTCTAAGGGCATCAGCCGAGGCGGTCGACGCATTCGCCGAAGATCTGGGTCTCGAAGAGATTTCGATTTCGCAGGAGATCGGCGAAGATGCACTGTCTGCAAGCAGGAGCTATGGAAAAGTCATTGGTCATCGGGCAGACCTGAATTTCGGCGATTGCTTTGCATATGCTTGCGCCAAAGCGTTGAAAACGCGCCTTCTCTACAAAGGCAACGATTTCCACCACACAGACCTCGCCTGACCAACAGCTCCAGGATCGGGACCGTCGCCAATCTCCGCGGACTACCGGTCGTGCGAGAGAATGATCTCAAGGAAGGCATCGCCGTAGCGCTCGAGCTTCGACTGGCCGACGCCTGATATGCCGAGCAGTTCCTTGCGGCTGCGCGGCCGTTCCGTGGCGAAGGCAATAAGGGTCGTATCGGGAAAGACGACATAGGGCGGCACGCCGAGCGATTTCGCGATCGACATGCGCTCGGCCCTGAGCGCTTCGAAGAGCGTGCCGTCGGCGCCGGACAAGCCGGATTTGCGCTCGCTGCGCTCGGCTTTCTTCGTGCGACGCTCCGACGCCGGGCGGTCCTTGCGGAAGAAGACCTGCCGCTCGTGCTTGAACACGGCGCGCGCCTCCGGCTCCAGCTTCAGTGCGCCATAGGCTCCGTGATCGAGGCGGATTAATCCCATGGCGAGCAGCTGGCGATAGACGGATTGCCATGTGCGCGCCGGAATATCCTTGCCGGCGCCGAAGACCGGCATGTCGATATGCCCGAAACGCTCGGTCTTCTCGTTGACGTTGCCGACCAGCACGTCGATGACGTGGCCGGCGCCGAACCGTTCGCCGGTGCGATAGACGGCGGCGAGCGCCTTGATCGCCGCCTCCGTGCCCTCCCAGGTCTCGACCGGCTTCAGGCAGGTGTCGCAATTGCCGCATTGGCCGGCATGCGCCTCGCCGAAATGGGCAAGGATCGCCTGCCGGCGGCAGGAGGCGGTTTCGCAGATCGCCAGCAAGGCGTTGAGCTTGGCGCGCTCCACCCGCTTAATCTCATCGGCGGCATTGCCCTCATCGATCATCCGGCGGCGCTGGATGACGTCGGCCATGCCATAGGCCATCCAGACCTCGGACGGCAGGCCGTCACGACCGGCACGCCCGGTCTCCTGATAATAGGCCTCCACCGAACCCGGCAGGTCGAGATGGGCGACATAACGCACGTTCGGCTTGTCGATGCCCATGCCGAAGGCGACGGTTGCGACCAGGCAGAGGTTCTCTTCTTTCAGGAAAGCATCCTGATTGGTGTCGCGCAGCCGCCGGTCCATGCCGGCATGATAGGGCAGAGCGCGGATACCCTGCCCGTTCAGCCACTCGGCCGTATCCTCGACCTTGGCGCGCGACAGGCAATAGACGATGCCGCTGTTGCCCTTATGGCCGGAGAGGAACCGCAGGAGCTGCTGGCGCGCCTGGTCGCGCTCGACGATCTCATAGGCGATGTTCGGGCGATCGAAGCTGGTGGTGAAGATTTCGGCATCGTTGAGCCCCAGCCGCTCGACGATATCGTCGCGCGTGTGCGGATCGGCCGTTGCCGTCAGCGCTATTCTGGGCACACCGGCATATTGCTCGCCGAGGCGGCCGAGCTCGCGGTATTCCGGCCGAAAGTCATGACCCCATTGCGAGACGCAATGCGCCTCGTCGATCGCAAACAGCGCGATCTTCTCATGGGCGATGAGCTCGCGGAACCCGTCGGTCAGGATCCGCTCGGGCGTCACGTAGAGAAGGTCGAGCTTTCCCGCCGACAGCGTGCGGCGAACCTCGACGAACTCTTCGCGCGACAG from Rhizobium lentis carries:
- a CDS encoding type II toxin-antitoxin system VapB family antitoxin, which codes for MALYIRDPEVDELANELQRLTKAATKTDAVRTALHHELTRARQSRPLHERLARAKSLADAMGANDPSFDMKKFSDEMWDT
- the recQ gene encoding DNA helicase RecQ yields the protein MPLSERDEPGFSAADALFSAGRAPLDVLKQIYGYSSFRGKQQQVVEHVVSGGDAVVLFPTGAGKSLCFQIPALCREGVGIVVSPLIALMRDQVEAMKQLGIRAAALNSSLSREEFVEVRRTLSAGKLDLLYVTPERILTDGFRELIAHEKIALFAIDEAHCVSQWGHDFRPEYRELGRLGEQYAGVPRIALTATADPHTRDDIVERLGLNDAEIFTTSFDRPNIAYEIVERDQARQQLLRFLSGHKGNSGIVYCLSRAKVEDTAEWLNGQGIRALPYHAGMDRRLRDTNQDAFLKEENLCLVATVAFGMGIDKPNVRYVAHLDLPGSVEAYYQETGRAGRDGLPSEVWMAYGMADVIQRRRMIDEGNAADEIKRVERAKLNALLAICETASCRRQAILAHFGEAHAGQCGNCDTCLKPVETWEGTEAAIKALAAVYRTGERFGAGHVIDVLVGNVNEKTERFGHIDMPVFGAGKDIPARTWQSVYRQLLAMGLIRLDHGAYGALKLEPEARAVFKHERQVFFRKDRPASERRTKKAERSERKSGLSGADGTLFEALRAERMSIAKSLGVPPYVVFPDTTLIAFATERPRSRKELLGISGVGQSKLERYGDAFLEIILSHDR
- the tdh gene encoding L-threonine 3-dehydrogenase, with protein sequence MSNMMKALVKSKPEVGLWMENVPVPEVGPNDVLIRVKKSAICGTDVHIWNWDQWAQKTIPVPMVVGHEFSGEIAEIGSAVTRYHVGERVSGEGHIVCGKCRNCRAGRGHLCRNTLGVGVNRPGSFGEFVCIPESNVVPIPDDISDEIAAIFDPFGNAVHTALSFDLVGEDVLVTGAGPIGIMGALVAKRSGARKVVITDINPHRLALARKLGIDHVVDASKENLADVMKAIGMTEGFDVGLEMSGAAPAFRDMIDKMNNGGKIAILGIAPAGFEIDWNKVIFKMLNLKGIYGREMFETWYKMIAFVQGGLDLSPIITHRIKIDDFRDGFEAMRSGNSGKVVMDWM
- a CDS encoding glycine C-acetyltransferase translates to MTKAFLSHLQAELASLRDAGLYKSERVITSKQSGEIAVVSGERVLNFCANNYLGLADNEELAEAGRRALDRYGYGMASVRFICGTQEEHKQLEARISAFLGMEDTILYSSCFDANGGLFETLLGEEDAIISDALNHASIIDGVRLSKAKRFRYANNEMAALEEELKKAEGSRFKLIATDGVFSMDGIIANLQGVCDLAEKYSAMVMVDDSHAVGFVGRNGRGSPEHCGVEGRVDIITGTLGKALGGASGGYTSAKAEIVEWLRQRSRPYLFSNTLAPVIAAASLKVFDLIENGDALRKRLSDNADLFRSEMTKLGFKLAGEGHPIIPVMLGDAKLAQDMASLMLKKGIYVIGFSFPVVPKGQARIRTQMSAAHSKADVERAVAAFAEAGRELGVI
- a CDS encoding type II toxin-antitoxin system VapC family toxin, translated to MFIDASAIVAILAREPGHEELEKSLAASGDPITHISPLVRFEAIQALARQKTPTGRKTTPDLLRASAEAVDAFAEDLGLEEISISQEIGEDALSASRSYGKVIGHRADLNFGDCFAYACAKALKTRLLYKGNDFHHTDLA